GATCGCCCACCTGACCCAAATGGCAGTGATCTCGCCGTGTGGCCTGCGGCTATTCGTCGACGGTGAGGTGTTCCAGGGCTTTGACCTTGTCGGCCTGGGTGGGTTTGCTGTAGATACGGACGGTCTCGACACGGGAGTGTCCGAGAAGTTCGGCGACGGTGACGAGGCCGGCGCCGCCTCGGACGAGCGAGGTGCCGAAGGTATGGCGAAGTACATGGGCGGTGGCCGGGTCCTCGAACCGGGCCGGAGCGGTGATCGCCGTGATGATCTCGCTCGCCCCGGTGGCCGACAGTCGTCGACCCGCGCGGTTGAGAAACAGCGCCGGACCGTCGGCGCCGACCCAACTGGCCCTTGCCTCAATCCACGTCGCGAGGGCCATTCGCAGCTGCGGCTTGAGCGGCACGGTGCGCACCTTGGCGCCCTTGCCGTACAGCCGTAGCTCCCCAATCCGCCGGGACATGCGCACGTCCTCAACGTCCAGCGCAACCACCTCGGAGATCCTGGCCCCGGCGTAAAACGGCACCCGTGCCAGCGCCTGGTCGCGCGGGGCGGGCCAACGCTCGACCTCGCGCAGGAACGCCACCCGGTCCGCGGGTTCCAGCGCCCGGGCGCCGAGTCCGGCAGTTCGGCACGCTTGGCATCCGCCGGGCCGAGTCCGAGTCGGGTGTAGAAGTCGTCGATGGCGGCCAGGGCGTTGTTCACGGTGGCCGGCTCGCGCTTGGCTACCGCCAGCAGGTGGGTGCGGTAGTCGCGGACCGCCCAGTCCCGGGCCGGCTTCTCGCCGAGCGGGTCGCCCTTGGCAGGGTAGGCGTCGAGCCACACCAGAAACTGGCACACCTTCGACAGGTACGTGCGTCGGGTCTGCGCCGAAAGCGGCACCAGGTCCAACTGCTCGGCGTACGCCTGGAGCACCGTGCCGAAGCGGCCCGGGACCACAGTCGGCTGCCGGCCGCGGCGAGGCGCAAGGACCAGCCCCCTGTTCTCTAAACCTGATTCCGGGCCCTGCGGACCGCTCGTGAGCGTGTTCTCTAAACCCATAGCAGGAGTCCGCTTTGGAGAATCAGTATTCTCTAAACCTTGTTGAAGCGCAGAGTCTTTCGCCTCGCGGCCGGTTCTGGCCTTCGCGCAGCCCGTCCGGGGCGGGCGGGCTGCGCAGGCGGGGCCGTCACACGTTGAGAGTGTCGGTTGCCTGGGGCTCGTGATGGGGGTCGGTCGTGGTGGCGGCTGGGCGCAGTCCGGCCGGAGCATGGTGGTCGCGCGATGTTCCCGCGCCATGGTGCCCCCGTCCCGGGCGACGACCTTCGCGGTCACCCGGGCCCCGATCGCTTCCTTGTTCAGCTCCGCAGCTCGTAGATCAGGTTGAATGGGGTCTCGATCGCCCGGCGGAAGTGCTTGTAGCCCGCCTCGACGGCTACTTCACGGGTCCGCGCCTCGCCTGCTCCGGCGCCGAGCGCTCGACCGACCGGCTGCGCCTGCGAGGCGGGCACGCAGATCAGCGAAGAGGCTCCGTAGAAGGCCCGGCCGAGCGGGTTCAGGTTGTCGGCGAGGCTATCCTCCGCGTGC
This portion of the Catenulispora sp. GP43 genome encodes:
- a CDS encoding tyrosine-type recombinase/integrase, with translation MAFLREVERWPAPRDQALARVPFYAGARISEVVALDVEDVRMSRRIGELRLYGKGAKVRTVPLKPQLRMALATWIEARASWVGADGPALFLNRAGRRLSATGASEIITAITAPARFEDPATAHVLRHTFGTSLVRGGAGLVTVAELLGHSRVETVRIYSKPTQADKVKALEHLTVDE